The DNA window TGGAGGGGGATCGGGCGGTGCTGGTGCTGGGGGAGATCCAGATCCGTGCGCAGATCGTGCCGGTCGAGGTGGTCTCTCGCGACACCACGACGTCCTCGCGCTGGGGCCGCAGCAAGGGCGCAGGGCCGACGGGCGTGGCGCGCTGGGTGGGACTCGTGGGGGCGATCTATGCGGTCGCGTTGACGGTCTGTGCGCTCTTCGCCACGCCAGAGCGGGTGCTGCTCCAGCAGGGGGTGGTGGGGCGCGCGGTGTCCACGGCCGCGGCGGCCGCGCAAGCGTCGCTACTCGCCTCCAACAAGCCAGTAGTGGAAGGCGTGAAACGACCCTCCGCGCAGCAGTTCGACTTCGACGGGCGCGCCATCCCGCTCGATCACGCCGGACTCCTCGGCGCTCCCTGAGGTGGCCGTCGGGATCTGGAGCGAGCGCTCGACCCAGGGCTGCCTCTCGCCGTCCGCGCCGGGGACCTCCACCTCTCCGAGTTCCTGGCCGCCGAGGCGGACGCGCAGCGTCGCGCCAGTGTCCGACATCACGCGCAGGACGAGCCGCAGCCCGTTGGGTCGTGGGGTGGGCATGCCGAGCATGAACCGATCCCGCCTGCGGTGGTAGCGACCTCCATCCGCCACGAGGGTGGGGACCTCGGTCCCTCGTGGCAGCGCTTCCGTCGGGTGCGAGGAGGGAGCGCGTCGGGTCGCGAGGCGGTTGTTCTGATCGTGGCCGTGAGCCTTGTCGTACTGGTGGCTTGCTTCGGACTCGAGATCGGCGACATCGACCTCGTCGAGGATGCGCTCGCCTGCGCCGAGCCTCTCCGGAAACGCCCCGGAGCCCAGGGCATCGTAGCGGGCTTCGTAGACCGTCATGGTCACGCCGCCGAGGATGCTTTGCTCGGTGACGGTGGCCGAGACCAGCTCGCGCCCGAGCAAGGGGGGGCAGCTCATCCAGTGGGGATAGACGACGAAGTGGGTGGGGAGGCGCGCGCGTGGGAGCCGTTCATAATGCTCGAAGCGTGAGCCTGCGCCCGCGATCCAGTAGCGCGCCTCTCCGGACGTGGTGAGGCCGACGATGTCGAAGGTCCGACGTCCAGAGAGGTAAGCGATCGCTCCCGTGTCGTTCACACCGAGGATCGCGTCTGCGGGCAAGTGCTGCTCGGCCCAGCGCCCCAGCCACACCTGCTGGCGATCGATGGCGCTGGCCGACTGAGACAGGTCCTGCACGGTCCAGGGGAGCCGCGTCGCCAGGACGCCCGTGGCGCCACCGAGCAGGAGCGGGGTGAGCCAGGCGGTGGGGTAGAGCCGACGCTGCAGCCGCCGCGCGACGACGCGGCGAAGCCACCGCGCGCCGTCGCCCAGGGTCCCTGCGAGGCACGCCACCATCACGAACCAGGCCGGGACGAAGGGCCAGACGTAGCGCAGTCGGTTCCACAGGAACGTGAGGTAGGTGCAGGGGATGAGGACGCCGAGCGCGAGCAGGGCGACCACGGCTGCGTGCGCAGGTCGTCGACGCCTGACGGCGGCGATGGGGAGCGCGAGGAGACCGAGCAAGAAGGGAACGCGCGCGCCGTCGGGGAGGAAAACCGTGGTCCAACCGCCTCCGTCGAGCACGTCGGTGAAGAGGAGCTTCACGTTGCCCCAGACCGCAGCGACGAGGGTCGCTCCCTCGTAGCTCGGGTTGCCGAGGAGCCATTTCGCGGTGGTGGTCGTGGCGCGGACGTCTCCGGTCAGGCTCCAGTTGAGGGCGGGTCCGAGGGCGACACCCGCGAGCGGTGTGAGCGCGGGGAGGTGGCGGAAGCGGACCGATGGGGGAGACGCAGGTCGCATCGCGAGCGCGGCGGTGGCGATGAGCGTCGCCAGTACGCCCTCGGGCCGGATGAGCGGCGCGACCGCCCCGAGGAGACCCAGGCCCAGAGCGCCTCGGAGGGTGCGGGGAGGGGCGTCGCGGTCGGGTTCGATCCAGGCCGCTGCGACGCGCCCCGCGCGCAACAGGATCCAGGCGAGCGCCATGGTCTCCATGCCGCTCCACGCGAACCAGGCAAAGGCACCGAACGCGAGGCACAGGGCGCCCGCGCCGATGGCCGCCGCCCGCCCGGCGAGCGGTCGGGTGAGCCGCGTGGCTTCGACGGCGACGCCAGCGTGCGCGAGGGTGCCGAGGAGCCAGGCCGCCCAGATGATCGAGAGGTCGCGCAGCCCGAGCTTGTAGAACGGGGCGAGCAAGAGCGGCCAGAGCTGGCTGGTGGCGCCGCTGGAGTAGCCTTCGCCGTCGACATACGAGAAGAAATGACCGCCGGCGAGCCGCCGCGCGAACTGGAAATGGATGAACGCGTCGTCGAGCGGGACCGCCGGGTGACCGGCCTTCGCGAGGATGGCGCGAACGCAGAAGGCGCCGATGATCGTGCTGACGAGGAGCGCAGGAAGGTAGGCCCCGGCCCTCTCTGCGAGTCGCGTGAGGCGCGAGGGCGACGGGCGCATGGGTCGGCCATACCATGTTCCGCCTGGCGGGGGGGTGGGTGCGCCGGAGGTGGACGGAGCGGCAAGGTTGCTCTAGAGCCCCGCCTTCGCATGGCCTTTCAGCCCCGCCCCAACCATCCCTATGCCCACGCCGCCCGCTTTCCGGAAGGGAAGGAGGTGAACATCGACGATCTGTTCCGCGTCCCGCGATCTCCCCTGCACGCGAGCGTTTCCACCGAGGCGAGCACCGAGGCGAGTTCCGAGGCGAGTGCCGAGGCGAGTGCCGAGGTCGGCGCTGTGGACGCTGTCCCCTCGGGGCCCGTGGAGATCGAGGTGGGGCCCGGCCGCGGTGGGTTCCTGTTCGAGCGCGCGGTCGCGTGCCCCCAAGCGCGCCTCGTGGGGCTCGAGATCCGGCTGAAGTGGTCGGCCATCGTGGACGACCGGCTGCGCAAGCGTGGGTTCGGCGCGCGCGTGCGTGCCCTCAACGCCGACGCGCGTGAGGCGCTGCGGCGCCTGCGCCCGGATGGTTCGGTCGCTCGGTTCTATCTCCACTTTCCGGACCCCTGGTGGAAGAAGAAGCACCAGAAGCGGCTGGTGATGAGTCCTGACCTCCTGGACGAGATGGCGCGGCTCCTGGAAGACGGCGGTGAGCTGTTCGTACAGACCGACGTGGAGGAGCGTGCTGGCCTTTATGCCGCACAGATCGGGGCTCACGCTGCGTTCGAACCGGCTGGCGACCAGGAAGGGGCGCCGGAGCTGGCGGAGAATCCCTATGGCGCGCGGAGTCCGCGAGAGCATCGGGCCATCGAGGACGGCCTGCCAGTGACGCGGCTGCGGTATCGACGGAGAGTCCGGGGATAGCCACGGATGATCCCGGAGGCGTGACCGTGACAGGGAGGTGAGGGCATGTGTCGCATGAGGACACCAGCCAACCTGCGCTGGAAAGAGCCCGACCCAGAACCCCGGATTCCCCCTGCCCTTGCTTGCGTGTCTTGGCGCTTGCTCGCGCCCAGATCCGAGCGATACCCTCACCCATCATGCGCGTTCAGCTTCGCTGGGCAGTTCTTCTCATCGCCGCCCTCTCCGGGGCGAGCTGCGCCACGTACTCACAGGACCTCGAGCGCGCGCGGTCCCACTACGAGGCCAACCAGTACGAGCAAGCGCTTGCGCTGTTCAGGGTTCTGGAGCCCGACATGGACTCCTTCTCGGCCGCGGAGCAAGCGCAGTACGCGTACCACCGGGGGATGACGGACTACCGGCTCGCCGAGCTGTCTCCTCAGGGGACAGGGGTCGCAGATCCTCGCAAGGCCTTCCGGGACAACGCCCGCCACTGGCTCGCGCTGGCCGCCGCCATCGAGAAGAACACGCCCGGGAGCGTGAACACCGATCAGAAGCAGCGTCTGACCACGACGCTGACGGACCTGAACCAGGATGTCTTCGGCGGCGGAGAGGCGCTCGCAGAAGCGTCGGCTCCCTCCGGAAACGGGGGGCCTTCCGACGCCGCGACCGTCCCTACCAGCCCTGAAGGGGGGCCGCCAGGGTCGTCTCCACCTCAGGCTGTGCCGTAACGTTCGAGAGACCACGGGGGACTCCATGGGCCTCGTGCACGACGCGAGGCTTCATGGGGGAAGATGTGCCCAGCCTTCGAGCGAGCGCGAGAGAGCGCGAAGCCCCCTCTGGATGAAGCTCAGTCCGCCTCGTCGCGCGATGCGATGCGATCGTTGGGCGTCGAGGGGTATCGATGGCAGGGAGCAGAGCTGGTTCAGGAGCAGCTCTCGAGCGTGGCCAAGTGGGATCAGGACGCTAGATTGCGTCGCAACGAGGTGATCTCATCCTTCGCGAGCAGCTTTCTCTTCTTCAGATCGACGACCTCGACTTGCTCGTCCGGGGTCATGTACGTGCGTCTTCCCAGCTCCTGCAGCCGAGCGTCGAGTTCTCGATGACGGGCTTCGGCGAGGGTGAGCTTTTCTTGCGTGTCGATCGAAGCGAACGCGCGAGGAGAGAGAACCTGTTGCTTCATGTACCCACCTCCAGAGGACCCTCTTGCTTCCGAGGATCCAGGTTGTCGGAACGGCGAAGCTGCCAAGCCCGTCGCCGGGCAACCCCGCAGCGTCGAGACGATCAACAGATTACGCCATCAGCAGTCCCCCATGCAGGGATTTTTCGGGTGCAGCCCGTCTGAACGCCTGAGCCTTCAGGCTTATCCTTCACCTCACATGCCCGCTCCGTTCGTCCAGAGAACCGCTGTCGTTGCCGGGGTCTTCGTCTGGGTCGTAGTGTTGCTCACATCCGCTTGCGCGAGCACGCCGAGCGCCGAGACGGTTGCATCACCGCGCGAGGTGCCCGCGCGCGCCGTCGTCGAAGTCGCGCCGATCGTGGTCTCTCCCTACACGGACGAGCAGCTCACGGCGCTCTTCGAGGAAGCGCGCGTGCTCCTTCTGGGGGGAAAGCCTCAGGAGGCGGCGCGCCAGTTCGAGCTTCTCGCGCGCCTCGCGCCTCTGGGCACCGTCGCTCCACCCAGCGTGCTGAATGCCGGGATCGCCCACGACGAGCTCGGGGATCGAGAGACCGCGGCGGATCGATACCGTGAGGTGCTCCGAAGCTTTCCAGAGCACGAGGTGACGCGCGCGGCCTTGCTCCGTCTGGTGCGCGCTGCGGCCTACATGGAGCGCTGGACCGAGGTGATCGAGTGCGCCGAGCGCTTGATCGGTCACCGTGCGTCGAGCGTCCTCGAGATGGTCGAAGCGCGCGGAGCGCGCGCCCTCGGGCTCGTCGAGCTGGATCGTGTCGACGAGGCGGCGCGGGAGGTCGGCCGCGCGCGAGATCTCATCGAAGAGCACCGCCTCGGTGAAGCGGGCAAGCCTCCTCTCGAACTCGCTCAGGTCCATTTCGCGCTCGGCGAGGTGCGCCGTCGTCGCAGTGAGGCGATCGTGTTTCAGCCATTTCCACGAGATTTTGCGGACGCTCTGGAGCGCCGCTGTCAGGGGCTCCTCGACGCCCAGAGCGCGTACTCCGAGACCATGCGCAGCCTGGATGCGCACTGGTCGGCGATGGCGGGGTATCGGGTCGCCCAGCTTTACCGCGACCTCCACCGTGATCTGATGCAGATCACGCTGACGGATGCGCAGGCCTCGCCGGCGAAGCGCGAGCTCTTCGAGGGGGCGAAGCGGCTGCGTTACCGGGTGCTCCTCGAGAAGGGGAAGAAGATGATGGATGGCACGGTGAAGATGGCCGAGCGCACGGGCGAGTCCTCGGGCTGGGCGCGCCGGGCTCGCGAGGCACAGCAGGAGCTGGAGCGCGCGCTGGCGGAGGAAAAAGAGGCGCTGGCTCGGCTCCCTTACACGGAGGCCGAGCTCAACGCGGCGCTGGCGACCCTGAAACGTCCCTGAAAGCTATCCCCGCCGGACGGGAGGGGCTCACCCGTCGTCCTTCTGCGCCTGCCGTCGCCGGAGGGACCTCCCCGCACGCTGGGCGTGGCCCGCTCTTCGCCCAGAAAAGCGTTTCGCATGTTCGGAGTGCGGAGTGCCCACTGCTCGCGAGCGGGCGCCATTCCCACTTGTCGGAACGGGTTTTCCGAGGCTGTGGCGGGATGCAACGCCCCGGGATGAGGGTCGAGGCGGGCGGGCGCCGAGGTCGCTGACGGTGAGCCGCCAAGCCACAAAGGTGGTCGTATGTGCAGGGAGGGGACGCTCAGCGCACCCCCCTCGGGGTCGAGGGGGGCGGCTCGTGGAACAGGGCCTCGCGCGGCCTGCTCCTCAATCCACGCGCGGAGCGCAGCCGAAGAGGACCTTGAGCTGAACGCTGCTGTTGCTTCGCGCCGTCTCGCAGGAGTTCGGGCAGAGCGCGATCTGCGTGGGAGGAGGGGTCGAGTCGATGGGCTTGTCGAAGTACCAGCCAGGGCCGTTCCCGCAGAGCGTCGCGTTGTTGACGCGAGGGAGCTCGGTGGTGACGCCGTTGGAGCCAGTGAAGCTGACCGCCACCTTGTAGAGGTCGAGCATCTCACCCAGAGGCGGGTCGGGGATCGGGAACTCGCACGCCAGGGCGTTGGCGCGGATCTCGGCCATCTTCTGGGCGAACAGGTTGATGTTGCCCGTCACGTCGTACGCCTGGGTCGTGCCACCCGCCATCGCGATCTGGTTGAGGTTGGCCACGTTCGCGCCCTGCATCGCGATGAGGTAGGTCTGCACGCCGTTGTAGAGGCGCGCCTGGGTCGCGAGCTGCGCGATGGCCGTCGTCGTGTCGTTGCCGGTGCAGCCGTTCGGCGAACCGTCGGTCGCGAGGACGACGATGACTTTGTGGTCAGGGTTCGCGTCCTGGTGCGCCGTCGCCTTGGTCAACACACCCCGAAGGGCGCCCCACGTGGGTGTGTTCGGGCCATTCGGGGTCTCGCCCGCGAGAGAAGCCTTCAGGACGGGGGCATTCAACGGCAACGCCGCGATGTCCACGGCGAGGTTGTTGTAGATCGTGTAATC is part of the Chondromyces crocatus genome and encodes:
- a CDS encoding YdcH family protein — protein: MKQQVLSPRAFASIDTQEKLTLAEARHRELDARLQELGRRTYMTPDEQVEVVDLKKRKLLAKDEITSLRRNLAS
- a CDS encoding vWA domain-containing protein → MSFRKLQYFVPLVALAGFLAPWGCSATTDDGNSNPTPSTSSTTVGTGTGGSGGSEPGTGGEGGLNIGVGGGGQGGSNVDPDAACTSTSAEAELIPLDMIVLLDKSGSMSGSLWNGSVAALSNFFDAPEADGINVGLQYYPINSSCDYTIYNNLAVDIAALPLNAPVLKASLAGETPNGPNTPTWGALRGVLTKATAHQDANPDHKVIVVLATDGSPNGCTGNDTTTAIAQLATQARLYNGVQTYLIAMQGANVANLNQIAMAGGTTQAYDVTGNINLFAQKMAEIRANALACEFPIPDPPLGEMLDLYKVAVSFTGSNGVTTELPRVNNATLCGNGPGWYFDKPIDSTPPPTQIALCPNSCETARSNSSVQLKVLFGCAPRVD
- a CDS encoding tetratricopeptide repeat protein produces the protein MLLTSACASTPSAETVASPREVPARAVVEVAPIVVSPYTDEQLTALFEEARVLLLGGKPQEAARQFELLARLAPLGTVAPPSVLNAGIAHDELGDRETAADRYREVLRSFPEHEVTRAALLRLVRAAAYMERWTEVIECAERLIGHRASSVLEMVEARGARALGLVELDRVDEAAREVGRARDLIEEHRLGEAGKPPLELAQVHFALGEVRRRRSEAIVFQPFPRDFADALERRCQGLLDAQSAYSETMRSLDAHWSAMAGYRVAQLYRDLHRDLMQITLTDAQASPAKRELFEGAKRLRYRVLLEKGKKMMDGTVKMAERTGESSGWARRAREAQQELERALAEEKEALARLPYTEAELNAALATLKRP
- the trmB gene encoding tRNA (guanine(46)-N(7))-methyltransferase TrmB, producing MAFQPRPNHPYAHAARFPEGKEVNIDDLFRVPRSPLHASVSTEASTEASSEASAEASAEVGAVDAVPSGPVEIEVGPGRGGFLFERAVACPQARLVGLEIRLKWSAIVDDRLRKRGFGARVRALNADAREALRRLRPDGSVARFYLHFPDPWWKKKHQKRLVMSPDLLDEMARLLEDGGELFVQTDVEERAGLYAAQIGAHAAFEPAGDQEGAPELAENPYGARSPREHRAIEDGLPVTRLRYRRRVRG